The stretch of DNA ATTGTAGTGCCGACGCCACGTTTCAACGATGACCTTCGCTTCGCGTCGACTGCGGAACCACTCGACACTCAGGCATTCGTCGCGGAATCGGCCATTGAAGCTCTCATCCATGCCGTTCTGCCACGGTTTGCCGGGATCGATCAGCGCGGTCTCGACGCCAGCGCCCTCCAACCACTCGAGAACGGCGTTGCTGACGAATTCCGGGCCGTTGTCGGAGCGCAGATAGCGCGGTGCACCGTGCTCGCTGATCAGGCGGGTCAGGACGTCGATGACGCGTCCGGAGCGGATGCTGCCGGCGACGTCGATCGCCAGGCATTCGCGCGTGAACTCGTCGATGATGGTGAGGCATTTGAGGCTCTGTCCGTTAGCGCAGGCGTCGAACACGAAGTCGTACGCCCACACGTGATTTGCAGCGTTCGGCGGAATAGGCCGCGGCCGGGAGTTCGCGACACGCCGCCGTCTGCGCTTCGCGGGCAACTGAAGCGCGGCGAGCTGCCACAGCCGATGCGCACGATGCCTGCTCATGTGCAAGCCTTCACGCCGCAGGAAGATCCGAATTCGACGATAGCCGTAGCGCGGGTACTGCGCGGCCAGCCGTTTCATCGCCTCCAGCGCCGGCGCATCGCGCTCTGCACGTACCGACCGATACGACAGCGCCGAGCGCGCCACTTCGAGCAGCTCGCAAGCACGTCGTTGCGACAGGCCGCGCTCGCATGCGAACGCCACCTGTTCCCGACGCGCCTGCGAGCTCACCACTTTCGGCGGTTGATCTCCTTGAGCGTGTCGATTTCCAGATCACGCTCGGCGAGCAGCCGCTTTAGCTTTGCGTTCTCGGATTCCAAGCCGCGGAGCCGCTTAACGTCCACCGGCTCGAGATTGCCGAAATGACGCCGCCAGTTGTAGATCGTCTGCTCGCTGATCTTGTGCTTCTTCGCGACTTCAGCGACCGGCGTTTTGTCGGCTTCCCGCAGAATCGCGACCATCTGCTCTTCGGTAAAACGGACCTTCTTCATGAAACTCCCCTGCTGATACGGGAGCCATTCTCTCAACTTCCGAGTGGTCCGAAAAACCTGGGCAGGTCACTTCCTCTCCCTATCAGCGCACCGCCGTATCCCCCATACCCTTCCCGCCCAATCAAGACGAGCGCCCTGCGACGCACGGCAAGGACGGGGTTTCGCGAGATGCTATGTAGGGCTTGCCAGGTCAAACTTCCCAAGTTGAGAAGTCCATCCGATCAACTGTCGAGGAAGAAAGGAAATGGCAATGACAAGGCAAGCCCTGGAGGTGAATGATACGGATGCCGCGGTGCGGCTGTATATGGCACTCGAGCTGTCGGACGGCAAGTGGAAGGTCGTCGTCGGCGATAACAGCCGCGCGCCCAGTCAGCACAGTGTGGGCGCGGGCGAGGCGCTGGCGCTGCTCGCGCTGATCGAGAAGGCGAAGAAGCGCTGTGGTCTCGATGGTGCAACGCCGGTGGTGAGTTGTTACGAGGCAGGGCGCGACGGCTTCTGGTTACATCGTTGGCTGGTGGAGCACGGCGTGGCGAACGTGGTGGTGGATTCTTCGAGTATCGAAGTGAATCGGCGGCAGCGGCGGGCGAAGAGCGATCGGCTGGATGCGCTCAAGCTCTACGAGATGCTGGTTCGTTACTTCGGCGGGGAGAGGCGGGTGTGGCAAGTGGTGCGGGTGCCGACGGTACAAGAAGAGGATGCGCGACGGCCTCACCGCGAACGCGAGCGCCTGCAGCGGGAGCGCAACGCACACCTGAATCGCATCTGTAGCCTGGCGCTGCTGCACAACGTGCGGCTGCAGCGGCAGCGAGGCATGCAGGTGCAGGTCGCGGCGCTCGAAGGGCGGGTGCCGACGGCCTTGCTGAACGAACTGCGGCGCGAATGCGAACGCTTGCAGCTGATCGAGCGACAGATGCGCGAGCTCGCTGCCGCGATCGACGCGCAAGCGGAATCGCTGCTCGAGCAGCAGGGGCCGCTGGCAGCACTGATGAAGGTGCGCTCGATCGGGATCAAGAGCGCGTGGATTCTGGTTAACGAGTTATTCGGCTGGCGCCGCTTCAATAATCGGCGTGAGGTTGCCGGGTGCGTGGGCCTGACGCCCACGCCATACGACAGTGGCGGCAGCACACGCGAACAAGGCATCAGCAAGGCTGGCAACCGGCGGCTGCGCGCGCTGTTGGTCGAGCTCGCCTGGCTGTGGCTACGGCATCAGCCGCAGAGCGCTCTGAGTTTATGGTTCGGCGAGCGCTTCGCCGGTGGCGGCAAACGCATGCGTCGCATCGGCATCGTGGCGATGGCGCGGCGGCTGTTAGTGGCGCTGTGGCGTTACGTGCAGCACGGTGTGATACCGGCCGGGGCGCAGCTCAAGGCGGCGTAGCGGCGACCCACTTACCGAAAGGATTCGGTTCGAGATTCGATCGGTTGTGTGTTCGAGGTTCCGGCGCCCGGGACAGTCCTGGGTAAAGCGAAGCGGTTTACCGTCCTGCGAGATGGGGCGCTGTTGATTAAAGGTGGGCACCACAGCCTGAAATTCAGGCGCATGTTGCATCGGGTGTTGAAGGCACTGCCTCAACACGGATAGTAGGTGGACCGGGCTTGTGGCCCGGCGCCAGCCAACACCGCCTTAGAACATGCACTGCGATCGACGAACGCGAAGAGGATTGAAAGGCTCAACGAGGTGAGTTGACAAACGAGTCCTCATAGTAGGACTGTCGAGCTTCTCCGGTGGTGCCACGCGCGATGCTGTCCCCGCGTTGACGGGCGGTAGATCGAAGTCGAGCTGGTGCGCGAGTTCGCAGCGCCGTCCTTGTCGGGCGTCGCAGGGTTCCGATGCCGCAGCGGCAGCGCAGGCAGCGGCGCGAGGAGGGCGGGAAGGGTGTGGGGGATGCGGCGCGGAGTCCAGTGAGCACGCGGAGCGTTCAGGCGGTTCTGCTTCAAGGAGGCGCGCATACCACCGTAGCGGCAGCGGGAAGAACGAACCGAGTCAGTAATCGAAGAAGACCGTCTCGTCCCTCCCCTGCAGCACGACGTTCCGGCTGGCATTGCCGGAACGGACGCCGGTACGGTGAGGGATCGGCCATTCGAGCCTCGTCTTAATCAGCCTTGGCGCCCGACGCGCGCACGATCGGCGTCCAGCGCTCGATCTCCGACGCGACGAAAGCGGCATACGGTTTGGCATTGGCGCCCGCGAGCTCCATGCCTTCGGCGCGCAGGCGATCGCGCACCTCGCGCAGCGCGAGGATGCGGGCGACTTCGGCGTTGAGCTTGCTCACGATGTCGGCCGGGATGCCTGCCGGCCCCGACAGCCCGAACCAGACGGTCGCCACGAGCTGGGCAAACCCGAGCTCGCGAAACGTCGGGATGTCGCGATAGTCCGGCAGCCTCTCCTCCGACGACAGCGCGAGCGCGCGCAGCCGTCCGCTGCGTATCTGTCCGCTCGCGGTGCTCAAGGTCGTCGAGATCGCATGGATGTTGCCCGCGATCGCGTCCGCGACCGCGAGGCTCGCGCCGCGGTACGGCACGTGACGGATGTCGACGCCCGCGCTACCCTGCAGTAAGTGGGCGACGAGGTGTCCCTGCGTGCCGTTACCCGGCGAGCCGTAGGTGAGCTGCCCCGGCCGCGAGCGCGCGAGCGCGATAAACGTCTTGAGGTCCTTCGCAGGCAGTGACGGGTGGACGGCGAGCGCTGCGGGCGGGCCGCCGAACAGGGCGATGTGCGTGAAGTCGCGCAGCGGATCGAACGGCACCTTGGTGAGCGCGGCCGCGATGACGTGCGAGGCGACGCCGGACACGACCAGCGTATAGCCGTCGGGCGCGCTCTTCGCCGCGACCTCCGAGCCCACGACCCCGCCCGCGCCGGTGCGGTTCTCGACGATGAAGCTCTGGCCGAGGCTCTCGGCGAGCTTCGCCGATACCACGCGGCCCAGCGTGTCCGCGGTGCCGCCCGGCGCGAACGGCGCGATCACCCGCACCGGCCTGGCGGGCCACGCTTGCGCGTAGGCCGACGCGCACGACACGCACAGGAGTACGCATGAGGCGGCAAGCGCCGGCACGACGCGGTGGGCCATGACGACGAGTCTACCGACGATCGCCGGCAGACAGAACAGCGCGCAGGGCATCCGCGGGGTACAATCGCGGGGTGAAGACGCTCTGCGACGGCAGCCGCCGTCCTGTACGGGGCGCGCGGCACCAGCTCAAAACCTCCCCCAGCGGCCATATGAAGGCGCGCTGTCCCGTCTGCAAGCGCGTCCTCGTCGTCAGCCGCGTGCTCGGCGTGGTCGAGTTTCCCCGGCACGAGCCGAAGTAGGACGCGCCGCTTCGTCAGAGCGCCTGCAAGCGCTCCACGACCGCTTTCTTGACCACGATCCCCTGCCTGCGCCGGATCTCGCGCTCGCGGAAGCCGCGCTCCGAGGGGATGCGGATTTCGGACACGCCGGGCTGCCGGGGAAGCTGTCTGATCCTGCTCAGCAACTCCTCCAGCTCGGCCGTGAACTGCTCGACCGGCATGAAGAGCGCGGGATCGAAGGCGATGAACAGATGCGCGAAGTCGCAGACGTCGCCGTTGCGCACGCGCGCGCCGGCGATCAGGCCGAGCGCCTGGATCGCGATCGACAGGCCGTAGCCGCGGTGCCCGCCGAACGGGAAAACACCGCCTTCGGCGATGTCGCGCGCGGCGCGCGTCGGCGTGCCGTTCCTGTCGATGCCGACGACTTCGTGAAACTCCTCGCCGAGGAAAGCCTTCATCAGGACTTCACCCGACATCACCGCGGCGGTGCCGGTGTCGAAGATGAACGGATCGACCTTGCCCGGCAGCGCGATCGTCATCGGATTGGTGCCCAGCACCTTGCGGGCGGCGCCCGGCGGCACGACCGTCGGCGTGCTGCTGCCGATCGAGATGGCGGCAAAGCCCGCGCGGGCGATCTTCTCCATGTAGTAGGCGTTGCGGCCGCTGAACCAGGTATTCCTCAGGCCGATGATGGCGATGCCGGTGTCGCGCACCTTTTCGATCGCGACTTCGACCGCGCGCAGGAGCGCGACGTAGCCCATGTTGTTGCCGGCATCGAGCTGCGCCGAGCTCGGCGTCTCCCTGACGATCGAGATCGGCGTGCGCGGCTTCTTCAGCTCCGGCCGTCCCGCGATCACGAGTATGCGGGGCAGGCCCGCGAATTCGTAGCCCCACGTCGACGCATCCACCAGGTGCGTGGTCACGATCGTCGCTTCTTCCGGCGTGAGGCCCAGCCCGCGCAGCGCTTTTTCCCCCAGCGCCTGCGCTTCCTTCACGCTCAGACGGATCGTGTCCTCGGAATCCTTGTCCAGCAGCTCTTCTGTCATCTCGATCTACCTTGTCGCCAACGTCACGGCCTCAGGCCCGCGTTCGCCACGACCTTGCGCCATGTGTCCAGCTCCGCTTTCACGACCTTCGCGAGCTCGCCCGGCGAGCTGCCGACGATCTCGGTCCCCTGGGCTTCCGCACGCGCGGCGAACTCCGGCTGTTGCAGGGCGCGCTTCGCTTCGGCGCTGAGCTTGTCGACGACCGCCTTCGGCGTTCCCGCCGGCGCGAACATGCCGAACCAGCCGACCATGTCGTAACCCGGCACGCCGCTTTCGGCGATCGTCGGCAGATCCGGCAGGGCCTTCGCGCGCCTGGCCGAGGTGACCGCAATCGCCCGCAAGCGACCCGCCTTCACGAGCGGCATCGCGGAAATGGGAGCGCTGATGATCCAGTGCACGTCTCCGTTGGCGATGGCGGGATAGGCCTCGTTGACGCCTTTGTAGTGCACGCCGGTCATCTTCGTATTCGAGAGCATGGTCAGCAGCTCAGAGCTGAGATGGATGATCCCGCCCGCGCCGGAGGTCGCATACCGCAAGGTGCCCGGTTGGGCCTTCGCAAGCGCGACCACGTCCTGAACAGATTTCACCGGCAGCGATGGCGTGACCACCATGACATAAGGCAGAGACACCAGATTGCTCACCGGCTGAAAGTCGCGGGACGGATCGTACTTCTCGCGGCCAAAAGCGGCGTTGGTGACAAAGCCGCTGCTCGAGACGAGCAGCGTGTGGCCGTCCGGCGGCGCCTTGGCGACCAGCTCGATGCCGATGCTGCCCCCTGCTCCCGTGCGGTTGTCGACGACGAACGTTTGTTTGAACACCGTGCTCAGGTGCTGGGCGACCGCGCGCGCCGTCATGTCGACGCCGCCGCCCGCGCTCACGGGCACGACGATGCGCACCGGACGCTGCGGGTAGGTTTGCGCGAGGCACGGGACAGCGGTGCCGATCGAGGACATCAACAGCGCGGCACGGAGGACAGTTCTGGCAGGGCAATCAGTCATCATCCCTCGCTCCACCCATTACTCCAGCTTGATGTTCGCCTTCTGCACCACCTGCTTCCAGCTCGCGATCTCGTTGATCATGAACGCACGGAATCCGGCGGAATCCTGGTAGTCCGGCTCGACGCCCTCATCCGAAAACGCTTTCCGGATTTCCGGAACCGCCAGCAAGGCCTTGATGTCGCGGTCCACTCTGCTCACGATGGGCGCGGGTGTGCCGGCCGGTGCGAGCACGCCCCACCAGACGATCGCGTCGAATCCGGGCAGACCGGATTCGTCGAGCGTGGGCACGCCCGAGAAGAAGCTGCTGCGCTGCCTGGAGGTGGTGGCCAGCCCTCTGAGCTTGCCCGCCAGGATGTGCGGACGTATGGCCGGCAGCGACAGCAGGACGCCCTGGGTGTGCCCGCCCAGCAGGTCGATCACCTGCTGGTTGCCGCCTTTGAAGTGCACCACGTTGATGTCGACGCCGGCTCTCAGCTTGAAAAGCTCGGTGAACATATGGGCGGTCGACCCCGCTCCGGCGGTGCCGAAGAAGAGCTTTCCCGGGTTCGCTTTGGCGTAGGCGATGAGCTCTTTGACCGTCCTGGCCGGAACCACCGGATTGATCGCGAGCACGTAGTCGCCTTTCCCCACGCGGGAGATCGGCGCAAACGACTTGATCGGATCGTAAGG from Burkholderiales bacterium encodes:
- a CDS encoding IS3 family transposase (programmed frameshift) translates to MKKVRFTEEQMVAILREADKTPVAEVAKKHKISEQTIYNWRRHFGNLEPVDVKRLRGLESENAKLKRLLAERDLEIDTLKEINPPKVVSSQARREQVAFACERGLSQRRACELLEVARSALSYRSVRAERDAPALEAMKRLAAQYPRYGYRRIRIFLRREGLHMSRHRAHRLWQLAALQLPAKRRRRRVANSRPRPIPPNAANHVWAYDFVFDACANGQSLKCLTIIDEFTRECLAIDVAGSIRSGRVIDVLTRLISEHGAPRYLRSDNGPEFVSNAVLEWLEGAGVETALIDPGKPWQNGMDESFNGRFRDECLSVEWFRSRREAKVIVETWRRHYN
- a CDS encoding tripartite tricarboxylate transporter substrate binding protein; protein product: MSSIGTAVPCLAQTYPQRPVRIVVPVSAGGGVDMTARAVAQHLSTVFKQTFVVDNRTGAGGSIGIELVAKAPPDGHTLLVSSSGFVTNAAFGREKYDPSRDFQPVSNLVSLPYVMVVTPSLPVKSVQDVVALAKAQPGTLRYATSGAGGIIHLSSELLTMLSNTKMTGVHYKGVNEAYPAIANGDVHWIISAPISAMPLVKAGRLRAIAVTSARRAKALPDLPTIAESGVPGYDMVGWFGMFAPAGTPKAVVDKLSAEAKRALQQPEFAARAEAQGTEIVGSSPGELAKVVKAELDTWRKVVANAGLRP
- a CDS encoding tripartite tricarboxylate transporter substrate binding protein yields the protein MRRCSSRYSGFAGFLLPLAFIGSALAAESYPSRPVRMIVPFAAGGGADLVARVIGKGLSERLGQQVVIDNRAGAGGVIGVDLAARSAPDGYTLAFVPASFTMQPALRSLPYDPIKSFAPISRVGKGDYVLAINPVVPARTVKELIAYAKANPGKLFFGTAGAGSTAHMFTELFKLRAGVDINVVHFKGGNQQVIDLLGGHTQGVLLSLPAIRPHILAGKLRGLATTSRQRSSFFSGVPTLDESGLPGFDAIVWWGVLAPAGTPAPIVSRVDRDIKALLAVPEIRKAFSDEGVEPDYQDSAGFRAFMINEIASWKQVVQKANIKLE
- a CDS encoding IS110 family transposase, which encodes MAMTRQALEVNDTDAAVRLYMALELSDGKWKVVVGDNSRAPSQHSVGAGEALALLALIEKAKKRCGLDGATPVVSCYEAGRDGFWLHRWLVEHGVANVVVDSSSIEVNRRQRRAKSDRLDALKLYEMLVRYFGGERRVWQVVRVPTVQEEDARRPHRERERLQRERNAHLNRICSLALLHNVRLQRQRGMQVQVAALEGRVPTALLNELRRECERLQLIERQMRELAAAIDAQAESLLEQQGPLAALMKVRSIGIKSAWILVNELFGWRRFNNRREVAGCVGLTPTPYDSGGSTREQGISKAGNRRLRALLVELAWLWLRHQPQSALSLWFGERFAGGGKRMRRIGIVAMARRLLVALWRYVQHGVIPAGAQLKAA
- a CDS encoding Ldh family oxidoreductase, whose product is MTEELLDKDSEDTIRLSVKEAQALGEKALRGLGLTPEEATIVTTHLVDASTWGYEFAGLPRILVIAGRPELKKPRTPISIVRETPSSAQLDAGNNMGYVALLRAVEVAIEKVRDTGIAIIGLRNTWFSGRNAYYMEKIARAGFAAISIGSSTPTVVPPGAARKVLGTNPMTIALPGKVDPFIFDTGTAAVMSGEVLMKAFLGEEFHEVVGIDRNGTPTRAARDIAEGGVFPFGGHRGYGLSIAIQALGLIAGARVRNGDVCDFAHLFIAFDPALFMPVEQFTAELEELLSRIRQLPRQPGVSEIRIPSERGFREREIRRRQGIVVKKAVVERLQAL
- a CDS encoding tripartite tricarboxylate transporter substrate binding protein gives rise to the protein MAHRVVPALAASCVLLCVSCASAYAQAWPARPVRVIAPFAPGGTADTLGRVVSAKLAESLGQSFIVENRTGAGGVVGSEVAAKSAPDGYTLVVSGVASHVIAAALTKVPFDPLRDFTHIALFGGPPAALAVHPSLPAKDLKTFIALARSRPGQLTYGSPGNGTQGHLVAHLLQGSAGVDIRHVPYRGASLAVADAIAGNIHAISTTLSTASGQIRSGRLRALALSSEERLPDYRDIPTFRELGFAQLVATVWFGLSGPAGIPADIVSKLNAEVARILALREVRDRLRAEGMELAGANAKPYAAFVASEIERWTPIVRASGAKAD